From a single Bacteroidota bacterium genomic region:
- a CDS encoding 2-phosphosulfolactate phosphatase: MRPVKVDKSKKWVGVCISPALIDQFELDNAIVVVIDVLRATTSMCVAFGHGVRSMIPVLTTEEGLEYKRQGFLTAGERDGEQVEGFDFGNSPFSFMGEEIRGKDIVMTTTNGTKAIKAAVALNAMEVVVGAFPNLTVLCNYLIQRNENVVLVCSAWKDKPNLEDTIFAGAMVNRLRPYFRMFEDTTLIAETLYRAANRRKRYFLRSSSHFNRLFHKLQIQKDVKYALRRDTHPVIPKLYGDHLVEINSPYVLEFEIKAKRQAEQKAAEQAALQDQEKLKSN, from the coding sequence ATGAGACCCGTCAAGGTTGACAAGTCAAAAAAATGGGTGGGTGTTTGCATCAGTCCGGCACTCATCGATCAGTTTGAACTCGACAACGCAATCGTGGTGGTGATCGACGTATTGCGTGCAACGACAAGTATGTGTGTGGCATTCGGCCATGGCGTACGCTCGATGATACCCGTGCTCACGACGGAAGAAGGCCTCGAATACAAGCGCCAAGGCTTCCTCACCGCTGGCGAACGCGATGGCGAGCAAGTCGAAGGTTTTGACTTCGGCAATTCTCCTTTTTCCTTTATGGGCGAGGAAATTCGTGGAAAAGACATTGTGATGACCACGACCAACGGTACCAAAGCCATCAAGGCTGCCGTCGCGTTGAATGCCATGGAAGTCGTTGTGGGGGCATTCCCCAACTTGACGGTCCTCTGTAATTACCTCATTCAGCGCAATGAAAACGTAGTGCTTGTCTGTTCGGCTTGGAAGGACAAGCCCAACTTGGAAGACACGATTTTTGCCGGCGCGATGGTCAACCGCCTTCGTCCCTATTTCCGCATGTTTGAAGACACCACGTTGATTGCCGAGACGTTGTACCGCGCTGCAAATCGCCGCAAGCGTTATTTTCTTCGCAGTTCCTCGCACTTCAACCGTCTTTTTCACAAGCTTCAGATTCAAAAGGACGTGAAATACGCCTTGCGGCGCGATACGCATCCTGTCATTCCAAAGCTGTACGGTGACCACCTCGTGGAAATCAATTCGCCCTATGTGCTGGAATTCGAAATAAAGGCGAAACGTCAGGCGGAACAGAAGGCTGCGGAGCAAGCCGCCCTCCAAGATCAAGAGAAGCTGAAATCCAATTGA